From Candidatus Poribacteria bacterium, one genomic window encodes:
- a CDS encoding bifunctional response regulator/alkaline phosphatase family protein, protein MSQTHQILWIDDEIEALQPHILVLRDRGYAVTPVTNGEDGIALLMQGETQYSAVLLDQVMPGKDGMATLDAIRTINTQIPVILVTQSSDEQFIEKALGKQVNDFLVKPIGVAQIVSTLKRVLDQPQIIIDQIPSRYTTDFNAIRAMKDSAPSWQDWVSIYVKLLQWDLVSEKLAEGGLEETHLAQKKECNAEFSDFVASRYPDWVEGSPGAPPLSVNILDQYVIPQLQAGKSVYFIVVDCFRLDHWMAVEPLLYPYFSIDRQYSFSILPSATMYSRNALFSGLFPIEIAEHYPQYWQEESDGDTSTNRYERQLLEAHLKRRGIKLKPGLQYFKIFDTRGGNTYKKRVSANTRVSLSALVINFIDILTHQRSQSDVLQQLAPDESAFRALARSWFSHSVLFDILRIIAAQNATVVLTSDHGSVFCNRATRAYGNRETTTSLRFKIGSNLGCEEGEAVYLRNPKEYRLPAENASKDYILAKDDYYFVYPNDFYKYKRQFQGGFQHGGISMGELITPVVTLTPRL, encoded by the coding sequence ATGTCACAAACACACCAAATCTTATGGATTGATGATGAAATAGAGGCGTTGCAACCGCATATTCTTGTGCTGCGCGACAGGGGCTACGCCGTCACGCCTGTGACAAATGGCGAAGATGGCATTGCCCTCTTAATGCAAGGTGAAACACAGTATAGTGCTGTTCTACTCGACCAGGTTATGCCCGGTAAGGATGGAATGGCGACGCTCGACGCAATCCGTACCATCAACACACAAATCCCAGTCATTCTCGTCACCCAATCCAGCGACGAACAGTTTATTGAGAAGGCTCTTGGCAAACAGGTAAACGATTTCTTGGTAAAACCAATCGGTGTTGCCCAGATCGTCTCAACACTAAAACGCGTCCTGGATCAACCTCAGATAATCATAGATCAAATCCCGAGTCGATATACGACAGATTTCAACGCTATCCGCGCGATGAAAGATTCGGCACCGAGCTGGCAAGATTGGGTTAGCATCTATGTGAAACTATTGCAATGGGATTTGGTGTCTGAAAAATTAGCCGAAGGTGGGTTGGAGGAAACACATCTTGCCCAGAAGAAAGAGTGCAATGCCGAATTCTCAGATTTTGTTGCCTCACGTTATCCTGACTGGGTCGAAGGGAGTCCAGGCGCACCGCCACTGTCGGTGAATATCCTGGACCAGTATGTTATTCCCCAACTTCAAGCCGGAAAATCTGTCTATTTTATTGTGGTTGACTGCTTCCGCCTGGACCATTGGATGGCAGTAGAACCACTTTTGTACCCCTATTTTTCTATTGATCGCCAGTATAGTTTTTCAATCCTGCCGAGTGCGACAATGTACTCACGGAACGCCCTCTTCAGTGGTTTGTTTCCAATAGAGATTGCGGAACACTATCCACAGTATTGGCAGGAAGAATCTGATGGAGACACGAGCACGAATCGCTATGAACGTCAGCTTCTCGAAGCACATCTCAAACGTAGAGGCATTAAGTTGAAACCCGGGCTTCAGTACTTCAAAATTTTCGACACGCGGGGTGGAAACACTTACAAAAAGCGGGTTTCGGCAAATACACGCGTGAGCCTCTCAGCGTTGGTTATCAACTTTATTGATATTTTGACACATCAGCGCTCACAATCAGATGTTCTACAGCAGCTCGCACCGGATGAATCCGCTTTTCGGGCTTTGGCGCGTTCGTGGTTTTCTCATTCGGTACTTTTTGATATTTTACGTATTATTGCAGCACAAAACGCAACTGTAGTTCTCACGAGTGATCACGGTTCTGTCTTTTGTAACCGTGCGACCCGCGCTTATGGTAATCGCGAGACCACTACCAGTCTCCGGTTCAAAATCGGTTCTAATTTAGGGTGCGAAGAGGGCGAAGCGGTCTATCTGCGAAACCCGAAGGAATACCGATTACCAGCGGAAAATGCTAGCAAGGACTACATTCTTGCGAAAGACGATTATTATTTCGTCTACCCAAACGATTTTTATAAGTATAAACGGCAGTTTCAAGGAGGGTTCCAGCACGGTGGTATTTCGATGGGAGAACTGATAACACCGGTCGTAACACTGACACCGCGACTGTAG
- a CDS encoding HAMP domain-containing sensor histidine kinase, which translates to MSRLICMEEYELRLNRRIIPRYTTTRLIFVYFIVGLGMLVFGFAYYNQQISQLNADIEAQIDIFANLAVVLPTVEDRDLQQKLTEIVKQESLAENRARAFSFIITDAEGNPVITRGVDPALDAKIESFDTNVNGDRRISLTEDERTLLQSTLARMKKKNPPRKIPMLFKDRQLKGYIYYGDADPSEMTRLPFVITDTAGTPQKWQIWGDVVTADEATPQERERAKIFIQNAPAFSMIVTTPETYNGYFYYESKPYYGLVILFVVPVVLLIFGVVCFLVYQRIKSYEHSAIWGGLAKETAHQLGTPISSLLAWTELLQARSKETDDITLAELSESMQNDLERLQKTTARFGMIGTQPPLTEVNIEEVFEEVRLYFDKRLPHISRRVEIQLMLHETPPILANAQLLHWVFENLIRNSLDAMDKPEGWIQIEPTHDKRHNDIIIRYADNGSGIAREHQRKIFEPGMSTKAHGWGLGLTVVQRIIREYHHGNIRVVKTSPEGTTFEIRLPVA; encoded by the coding sequence ATGTCGCGTCTAATTTGTATGGAGGAATACGAATTGCGGCTGAATCGTCGAATTATCCCAAGATATACGACTACCCGTTTAATATTCGTTTACTTCATCGTTGGACTGGGTATGCTTGTATTTGGGTTCGCTTATTACAACCAGCAAATCTCGCAGCTGAACGCGGATATAGAAGCACAGATAGACATTTTCGCCAATCTGGCAGTGGTACTTCCGACTGTTGAAGACCGGGACCTACAACAGAAACTAACTGAGATAGTAAAACAGGAATCACTTGCCGAAAACAGGGCGCGCGCGTTCTCATTTATTATTACAGATGCAGAAGGAAATCCTGTAATCACACGCGGTGTTGACCCAGCACTTGACGCAAAAATCGAGAGTTTTGATACAAATGTCAACGGAGATAGGAGAATTTCGTTAACAGAAGATGAAAGGACATTGTTGCAATCGACATTGGCGCGCATGAAAAAAAAGAATCCGCCACGCAAGATACCCATGCTCTTCAAAGATAGGCAGCTAAAAGGGTACATTTATTACGGCGATGCTGACCCTAGCGAGATGACACGCCTGCCATTTGTAATAACCGATACCGCGGGTACGCCACAGAAGTGGCAGATATGGGGCGATGTCGTCACTGCGGATGAAGCAACTCCGCAGGAGCGCGAGCGGGCGAAAATCTTCATTCAGAACGCGCCTGCATTCTCGATGATTGTAACAACACCTGAAACATACAACGGTTACTTTTACTATGAGAGTAAGCCATACTATGGATTAGTAATACTTTTCGTCGTACCGGTAGTTTTATTAATATTCGGGGTCGTCTGTTTTCTCGTCTATCAACGGATAAAGTCTTATGAACACTCGGCAATTTGGGGGGGCTTAGCTAAAGAGACTGCGCATCAACTCGGAACACCGATTTCGTCGCTGCTGGCATGGACAGAACTCTTGCAGGCACGGAGTAAAGAGACAGACGATATAACACTCGCTGAACTGTCCGAGAGTATGCAAAACGATCTGGAGCGTTTACAGAAAACAACAGCACGCTTCGGTATGATTGGCACGCAACCCCCTCTAACCGAAGTGAATATAGAAGAAGTATTTGAAGAAGTCAGATTGTATTTTGATAAACGGCTGCCACATATTAGTCGCCGCGTTGAAATTCAACTAATGTTACATGAGACACCGCCCATTTTGGCAAACGCGCAATTACTGCATTGGGTATTTGAAAACTTAATTCGCAATTCGTTGGATGCCATGGACAAGCCGGAAGGATGGATTCAGATTGAACCAACGCATGACAAACGACACAACGATATTATTATCCGGTATGCCGATAATGGAAGCGGGATAGCCCGCGAGCATCAGCGAAAGATCTTTGAACCCGGGATGTCTACGAAGGCACATGGGTGGGGACTCGGATTGACAGTCGTACAACGTATCATCCGCGAGTATCATCACGGAAACATTCGTGTCGTTAAAACGAGTCCTGAGGGAACAACTTTTGAAATTCGACTGCCAGTTGCGTAG
- a CDS encoding HAD family hydrolase, with the protein MFKAITFDFWQTLYADSDENWRKRQAIRVKRCHTYLSNCGYACTLTDVEFGLEEAYNLVSSLWHQHRGISVKRCMQRFAEVLQLQLQDSDLDQLIECLGAAFLEAPPIIMPHIKPVISRLSKSYPLGIISDSALTPGSFARKLMARDGILQFFTAFTFSDETDYTKPQVVQFHSTLAELNAKPVEAVHIGDIFRTDIVGAKNAGMKAIRFTGFNKGEGDDTLSDAVVDDYRQLETTIAELSK; encoded by the coding sequence ATGTTCAAAGCAATTACATTTGATTTTTGGCAAACCCTCTATGCAGATTCTGACGAGAATTGGCGAAAACGTCAGGCAATTCGTGTTAAACGGTGTCATACGTATCTTTCAAACTGTGGTTATGCTTGCACACTGACTGACGTGGAATTCGGACTTGAAGAAGCCTACAACTTGGTGTCATCTTTGTGGCATCAACACCGAGGGATATCGGTAAAACGATGCATGCAGCGATTCGCAGAGGTACTTCAGCTTCAACTTCAGGATTCAGATCTTGATCAGTTAATTGAGTGCCTTGGTGCAGCTTTTTTGGAAGCACCACCGATTATAATGCCACATATCAAACCGGTCATTTCTCGGTTGAGTAAAAGTTATCCACTTGGAATTATCTCAGACTCAGCATTGACCCCAGGCAGCTTTGCTCGGAAATTGATGGCGCGTGACGGTATTCTGCAGTTCTTTACAGCATTCACTTTTTCCGATGAAACCGATTACACAAAGCCTCAAGTGGTCCAGTTCCATTCCACCTTAGCCGAATTGAATGCCAAACCAGTAGAAGCGGTGCACATCGGCGATATTTTCCGAACAGATATCGTCGGTGCGAAAAACGCTGGAATGAAGGCGATTCGCTTCACAGGATTCAATAAAGGGGAAGGTGATGATACACTTAGCGATGCCGTCGTTGACGACTATAGACAGTTGGAAACTACGATTGCTGAGTTATCAAAATAA
- a CDS encoding TIGR01777 family oxidoreductase, with protein MANVLVTGGTGFIGTRVCTALHQQGDTVRVLSRDPTRAQAKLKWAREFYGWTPETEKLPSEATSDVNAVVHLAGETIAGRWNTEKKRRIRDSRVLSTRNLVTSFEKVETKPNVLVCASAIGYYGDSGDEHFTEVSPVGTDFLAEVCEEWEAEAQKAIAFGIRVVMVRIGLVLGLGGGLLAQVLLPFKMGVGGILGSGQQWMSWVHVDDVVGIVLHALENGEISGPLNATAPVPVRNTEFTKTLGSVLRRPTLFPVPKFGLRLMMGEFADFVLLSQNVLPEKTEVSGYEFRYRTLEPALRDLL; from the coding sequence ATGGCAAATGTATTAGTCACCGGCGGCACTGGGTTTATCGGTACTCGGGTCTGCACTGCTCTCCATCAACAAGGTGATACGGTGCGTGTGTTATCTCGAGACCCAACACGTGCACAAGCTAAATTAAAATGGGCAAGGGAGTTCTATGGTTGGACCCCTGAAACTGAAAAACTTCCTTCGGAAGCGACATCAGATGTAAACGCTGTAGTTCATTTAGCAGGTGAAACTATTGCGGGTAGGTGGAACACTGAAAAAAAGCGGCGGATACGGGACAGTCGGGTACTTTCTACGCGTAATCTCGTCACTTCGTTTGAAAAAGTAGAGACAAAGCCCAATGTGCTCGTCTGTGCTTCTGCAATTGGATACTATGGCGACAGTGGTGACGAACACTTTACGGAGGTGTCTCCTGTTGGCACTGATTTTCTCGCGGAAGTCTGCGAAGAGTGGGAAGCAGAAGCACAAAAAGCAATTGCGTTTGGAATTCGGGTAGTCATGGTTCGTATCGGGCTTGTGCTTGGATTAGGCGGTGGGCTATTGGCACAAGTGCTCCTACCCTTTAAAATGGGAGTCGGCGGCATACTCGGTAGTGGACAGCAGTGGATGTCCTGGGTTCATGTTGACGATGTGGTAGGTATTGTACTGCACGCTTTAGAAAATGGTGAGATTAGCGGTCCGTTAAACGCGACAGCACCTGTTCCAGTTAGGAACACGGAGTTCACGAAAACGCTAGGGTCAGTGCTGCGCCGGCCGACGCTGTTTCCAGTTCCAAAATTCGGTTTGAGATTAATGATGGGTGAATTTGCGGATTTTGTTTTACTAAGTCAGAACGTGCTTCCAGAAAAGACAGAAGTCAGTGGCTACGAATTTCGCTATCGAACGCTTGAACCCGCTTTGAGAGATTTATTATAG
- a CDS encoding PLP-dependent aminotransferase family protein — MKIRDVLLSEYGKASSIPSPVNRLMTDFAVGFRDGRDINLGVGYVNEQTIPHQQIQLACERVLAHPKKYRASLNYGGAQGSPNLIESLRRFHIENRIGGITEQTLNNRDIVIGANGATSLLESITHLLPAGIVLTVDPMYYIYCNDLERKGFSVIAIPEDDEGLDPELLKSKLAALGDKREAIRFFYVVTVNNPTCTILSNNRKRELVDIVTRLSHEIGRKIPLFFDNAYSDLVHDSSVEPLESALRYDTLGIVYEVGTLSKILAPGLRIGYLIGSKGRFLDSIIQRTSDIGFSAPLINQEIASYLLDHGIESQIEKVNNGYQQKAKQVKIWMAELLGDNLQECRGGSAGFYFYLTLVNVATGSTADFFRFLTRTTGQEAVDGPPDSQHPKVIYIPGEHCVHPNGEMVEVGKQQLRISYGFEELPQIHTALKFMKSAIDYSQENL, encoded by the coding sequence ATGAAGATTCGCGATGTCCTGCTTTCTGAGTACGGAAAAGCTTCAAGTATACCCTCCCCTGTTAACCGGTTAATGACCGATTTTGCTGTCGGTTTTCGAGATGGACGCGACATCAATCTCGGTGTCGGATATGTCAATGAACAGACGATCCCTCATCAACAGATTCAACTCGCCTGCGAAAGAGTTCTCGCTCATCCCAAAAAGTACCGCGCCTCTCTCAACTACGGCGGTGCACAAGGTTCGCCAAACCTCATCGAATCACTTAGAAGGTTTCATATTGAGAACCGAATTGGCGGTATAACTGAACAGACCCTAAACAACCGAGACATTGTTATCGGTGCGAACGGCGCAACGAGTTTGTTAGAGAGCATCACCCACCTTCTTCCTGCAGGTATTGTACTTACTGTAGATCCGATGTATTATATCTACTGCAACGACTTAGAGCGGAAAGGTTTCAGTGTTATTGCGATACCTGAAGATGACGAAGGACTTGACCCTGAACTTTTGAAGTCAAAACTCGCAGCCCTTGGAGACAAAAGAGAAGCTATCCGTTTCTTCTATGTAGTGACGGTTAACAATCCAACCTGCACAATCCTTTCCAACAACCGTAAGAGAGAATTGGTCGATATCGTCACGCGGTTATCGCACGAAATTGGACGGAAAATCCCACTCTTTTTTGACAACGCCTATAGCGATCTTGTGCATGACAGCAGCGTTGAACCTTTGGAGTCGGCGTTACGCTATGATACACTTGGTATTGTGTATGAGGTTGGCACGCTGTCAAAGATTCTCGCCCCCGGATTACGTATCGGCTATCTCATCGGTTCTAAAGGTCGATTCCTCGACAGTATAATCCAGCGTACAAGCGACATTGGCTTTAGTGCCCCGTTAATCAATCAGGAAATCGCAAGCTACCTACTCGACCACGGGATTGAATCGCAAATTGAGAAAGTCAATAACGGATATCAGCAAAAGGCAAAACAAGTCAAAATATGGATGGCTGAACTACTTGGTGATAACCTTCAGGAGTGCCGAGGCGGAAGTGCTGGATTCTACTTTTACTTGACATTGGTAAATGTCGCAACGGGTTCAACCGCTGATTTCTTCAGGTTCTTGACGCGAACGACTGGACAGGAAGCCGTTGATGGTCCCCCAGACTCTCAGCATCCGAAGGTGATTTACATCCCCGGTGAACATTGTGTCCATCCAAACGGCGAGATGGTTGAGGTCGGGAAGCAGCAGTTACGTATATCCTACGGGTTTGAGGAGCTTCCTCAGATTCATACTGCGTTGAAATTCATGAAATCCGCGATAGACTATAGTCAAGAAAATTTATAG
- a CDS encoding SDR family NAD(P)-dependent oxidoreductase, producing MRLKDKVALFAGAGSNMSRATALLFAQEGAKVVLAARTTETMEETAERIRANGGDVLTHQTDLMGAAQVDALVDAAVAEFGGIDCLIHAAGGFFSTEHDITTMEPAYWDGALQNNLQTLFNPVRRLVPILEARGGGCLITISAGERVRQDANSAYAVAKAGMVAAAKNLAKELYDKNIRVHALSPGIIWDPLPDGEIAPAATQLERLGNPIDVAYAALWLCSDEAAWVTGLELTIDGGDSLFIDSPVRRKVLE from the coding sequence ATGCGACTGAAAGATAAAGTTGCGTTATTTGCTGGTGCCGGTTCAAATATGAGTCGTGCGACTGCCTTGCTTTTTGCACAAGAGGGTGCGAAGGTGGTGCTCGCTGCACGCACAACAGAGACAATGGAAGAGACAGCGGAACGTATCCGTGCCAACGGTGGTGATGTGCTAACGCATCAGACAGATCTAATGGGCGCAGCACAGGTAGATGCGCTGGTTGACGCTGCTGTGGCGGAATTTGGCGGCATTGACTGCCTTATCCATGCTGCGGGTGGGTTCTTTTCAACAGAACACGATATTACTACGATGGAACCAGCGTATTGGGACGGCGCGTTACAAAACAACTTGCAAACGTTGTTCAATCCTGTACGCCGACTTGTTCCGATTTTAGAGGCGCGTGGCGGTGGATGTCTTATCACGATTTCCGCGGGCGAGCGGGTGCGGCAAGATGCCAATAGTGCTTACGCTGTCGCAAAAGCGGGGATGGTCGCAGCAGCAAAAAATCTCGCGAAGGAGTTGTATGATAAAAATATTCGTGTCCACGCGTTGTCCCCGGGCATTATTTGGGATCCGTTGCCAGACGGAGAAATTGCCCCAGCAGCCACACAACTGGAACGGCTCGGTAACCCTATTGATGTGGCTTATGCAGCACTATGGCTCTGCTCAGATGAAGCAGCGTGGGTCACCGGATTGGAATTGACGATTGATGGTGGCGATTCACTATTCATTGATTCGCCAGTTCGACGGAAGGTTTTGGAATAG
- the moeB gene encoding molybdopterin-synthase adenylyltransferase MoeB, which produces MFNFSNEQIERYSRHIILKEVGGMGQTRLLESKVLLIGAGGLGSPVGVYLAAAGVGTIGIIDDDVVDLSNLQRQILHGTSDIGIPKTKSAEATIAEMNPDVKVVPYNERITSENAFQILEQYDLIVDGCDNIPTRYLLNDASVMLGKPVVHGSIFQFEGRVTVLYPGKGPCYRCIYPDPPPPGMVPTCQEAGVFGVLPGIIGTIQAVEAIKVLLDIGDPLIGSLLLFDALSMDFKRLKLRQDSSCPMCGENPTIHELINYEEFCQVQW; this is translated from the coding sequence ATGTTTAATTTCAGCAACGAACAGATTGAACGCTACAGCCGACACATCATCCTCAAAGAAGTAGGTGGGATGGGGCAGACGCGGCTACTTGAATCGAAGGTACTTCTCATTGGAGCAGGCGGACTCGGTTCTCCGGTTGGAGTTTACCTCGCTGCGGCAGGGGTCGGCACAATCGGCATCATTGACGACGATGTCGTCGATCTCAGTAATTTGCAACGCCAGATCTTGCACGGCACGAGCGACATCGGCATCCCAAAAACGAAATCTGCAGAAGCCACTATTGCAGAGATGAATCCCGATGTCAAAGTGGTTCCCTACAATGAACGCATCACCTCGGAAAACGCCTTCCAAATTTTAGAGCAATATGATCTGATTGTGGATGGGTGCGACAACATACCGACCCGTTACCTCCTCAACGATGCGTCCGTTATGCTGGGAAAACCGGTTGTACATGGCAGCATCTTCCAGTTTGAAGGACGGGTCACCGTTCTCTATCCGGGCAAAGGACCCTGTTATCGGTGTATCTATCCCGATCCACCGCCACCCGGAATGGTACCGACCTGTCAAGAGGCAGGTGTTTTTGGTGTGTTGCCCGGTATTATTGGAACAATTCAAGCCGTTGAAGCGATTAAAGTTCTACTGGACATCGGCGACCCGTTGATCGGGAGCCTTCTGCTTTTCGACGCGTTATCGATGGATTTCAAGCGACTGAAACTTCGTCAAGATAGTAGCTGCCCGATGTGTGGTGAAAATCCCACAATCCACGAGCTGATTAATTACGAAGAATTCTGTCAGGTGCAGTGGTAA
- a CDS encoding sulfurtransferase TusA family protein: MAIEYAGAYDASAIPPDVAREIEIYEIQLDRFQAGQVEEATFTEFRLRRGVYGQRDDRSQMIRVKIPFGGLTAAQLEMLADVAEEFSDNIIHITTRQDVQYHYVDINTTAELMRRLASVDITTKEACGNVVRNVTACPLSGVCHDETFDVTPYSKALSAFLLGHPDAENFGRKFKIAFSGCEEHACGLANMHDIGAVAAVKEVDGEVKRGFKLYVGGGLGAVPHQAKIFDDFVPAEELLPISQSICRVFTRLGERRNRNKARLKFVIAKYGIEEFRKQVLEDRETLRHDPEWTAYLDNLDAYDESPLKAPTQLNGTTKPEGFEEWYKSNVQLQSQPGYAFVTITLPLGDITADQTRALADISRKYVKDTIRATVEQNIVLRWVTMTDLPALYRELKEIGLGDPGAESMVDITACPGTDSCKLGVSSSRGLAAHLRSHFIEAGVQNEIKDFRIKISGCPNSCGQHHIANIGFFGSSKRVGGHIAPVYLVLLGGHMIENASSYGLATGKIHGKYIPEFIEELTGKYVDEKQDDETFTDYVGRLGKVEIKTILSKYDQIPPYEEAPEFYIDTGDTKDYQLKTGVGECAGEVIALVSMKLEEADRLIYESGLNLEKGKYEDSAELAFDAMIRATDGLLTTVGLQYVDDATTVNEFRTHFFDPGNFFAGFGAHLFKATEEDSSTFDHELAHRRVEEATLFVEESHNVYNRMRIKQEEEEESRRKTRRSRPARKPRVVKEKAKPVEEIVDSLDLKGVACPFNYVQAKVRLETMDLGQLLEITIDDGEPIENVPKSLTNDGHEVVDTKKVGKHYRLTIRKGE, from the coding sequence ATGGCTATTGAATACGCGGGTGCTTACGATGCCTCGGCAATCCCGCCGGATGTCGCCCGCGAAATTGAAATTTATGAGATTCAACTCGATCGGTTCCAAGCCGGTCAAGTGGAAGAGGCAACCTTTACTGAATTTAGACTTCGGCGCGGCGTTTATGGACAGCGCGATGACCGGTCCCAGATGATCCGTGTCAAGATCCCGTTCGGAGGGCTTACAGCGGCACAACTCGAAATGCTCGCAGATGTTGCCGAAGAATTCTCGGATAACATCATTCACATTACGACGCGTCAAGATGTGCAATATCATTACGTAGACATCAACACCACCGCTGAATTGATGCGTCGTCTCGCAAGTGTTGACATCACAACAAAAGAAGCGTGTGGCAATGTGGTGCGAAACGTAACAGCATGCCCTCTCAGCGGTGTATGCCATGATGAGACCTTTGATGTAACACCCTACTCTAAGGCTTTGTCAGCGTTTCTTTTGGGACACCCAGATGCGGAGAACTTTGGTCGTAAGTTCAAAATCGCATTTTCCGGATGTGAAGAACACGCGTGCGGCTTAGCAAATATGCACGACATCGGGGCGGTTGCTGCGGTCAAAGAGGTAGACGGTGAAGTCAAACGCGGCTTCAAACTCTATGTTGGCGGTGGTCTCGGGGCAGTCCCGCATCAAGCGAAAATCTTTGACGATTTCGTCCCGGCAGAGGAGCTTCTCCCAATTTCACAATCAATTTGCAGAGTCTTCACCCGTTTAGGGGAACGCAGGAATCGGAATAAGGCACGTCTGAAGTTTGTTATCGCCAAATACGGTATTGAAGAATTTCGCAAACAGGTGCTTGAAGATCGGGAAACCCTCCGGCATGACCCCGAATGGACAGCATATTTGGATAATTTAGATGCCTACGATGAGAGTCCGCTTAAGGCACCGACGCAGCTCAATGGCACCACGAAACCCGAAGGGTTTGAAGAATGGTATAAATCTAATGTACAGTTACAGAGTCAACCGGGCTACGCTTTTGTGACAATTACGCTACCGCTTGGGGATATTACTGCTGATCAAACCCGTGCTTTAGCAGATATTTCTCGGAAATACGTTAAAGACACCATCCGCGCCACAGTCGAGCAGAACATCGTTCTCCGCTGGGTGACGATGACGGATCTGCCAGCACTCTATCGCGAACTGAAAGAAATCGGTCTCGGTGATCCGGGTGCAGAATCCATGGTTGATATTACCGCTTGCCCCGGCACTGATTCTTGCAAACTCGGTGTCTCTTCTTCACGTGGTCTGGCAGCGCATCTGCGAAGCCATTTCATTGAAGCCGGTGTGCAGAATGAAATCAAGGACTTTCGGATTAAAATTAGCGGTTGCCCCAACTCATGCGGACAGCATCACATCGCAAATATTGGCTTCTTTGGCTCTTCAAAACGAGTGGGAGGACATATCGCGCCTGTCTACCTAGTGCTACTCGGTGGACACATGATTGAAAACGCCAGTTCTTACGGACTTGCAACTGGAAAAATCCACGGCAAATATATTCCAGAGTTCATTGAAGAATTGACTGGAAAATATGTCGATGAAAAGCAAGATGACGAAACCTTCACTGATTACGTCGGACGGCTCGGTAAGGTGGAGATCAAAACGATCTTGTCCAAGTACGATCAGATTCCCCCGTACGAGGAAGCACCTGAATTCTATATTGACACAGGTGACACGAAAGACTATCAACTCAAAACCGGTGTCGGTGAGTGTGCTGGAGAGGTGATCGCACTTGTTTCTATGAAGTTGGAAGAAGCAGATCGGCTTATCTATGAATCCGGTTTGAACTTGGAAAAGGGTAAATATGAGGATTCCGCGGAACTGGCTTTTGATGCAATGATCAGAGCCACAGACGGACTTCTGACAACAGTAGGTTTGCAGTATGTTGACGACGCGACCACCGTCAACGAATTCCGCACCCATTTCTTTGATCCGGGTAACTTCTTCGCAGGATTCGGAGCACATCTGTTTAAGGCTACGGAAGAAGATAGTTCTACTTTCGACCACGAATTGGCACATCGCCGCGTAGAAGAAGCCACCCTCTTCGTAGAAGAATCGCATAACGTGTATAATCGTATGCGTATCAAGCAGGAGGAAGAGGAAGAGAGCCGTCGTAAAACACGTCGCTCGCGACCAGCACGGAAGCCAAGGGTTGTCAAGGAAAAGGCGAAACCCGTTGAGGAGATCGTGGATAGCCTTGATCTCAAAGGTGTCGCTTGCCCGTTCAATTATGTCCAAGCAAAAGTTCGATTGGAAACGATGGACCTCGGGCAACTGCTTGAAATTACCATTGATGATGGTGAACCGATCGAGAACGTGCCGAAAAGCCTCACCAACGATGGACATGAGGTCGTTGACACCAAGAAGGTCGGAAAGCACTACCGCCTTACCATTCGGAAGGGCGAGTAA